TGAAAACCCGTGAACCATCGCGGGTTTTCATCATTTTGTTTATCCTTGCGTCAGGCTGAAGCCAGCGGTACAATGGAATCATTGGCAAAGCATAGAAAGGAAGATAAACTATGATTGCACTGACAGGCGCCAAAATTTTAACCATGTGCAGCGAACCGTTGGAGAAAGGCACCGTCCTGATCCGGGACGGAAAGATTCAGGCTGTAGGTGAAAATCTGGCTATTCCGTCCAATTATCAAGTCATAGATGCGTCCGGCAAAGTCATTACCCCCGGCATCATTGACGCTCATACCCACCTAGGCCTTTACGGCGAATCCATGGACTGGGCCGGTGAGGATGTGAATGAAAAGAGCGATCCGGTTACCCCCGGCATCCACGCCATAGATGCCATCAATCCGGCGGACGTGGGGCTGACCGACGCCTACCGGGGCGGCGTTACCGCCGTGATGGTGGCCCCCGGCAGCGCCAATCCGATCGGCGGACAATGTGTGGTGATCAAGACCAAGCAAAAAGATACAGTTGAAGAAATGATTGTCCGTAAACACGCAGGACTTAAAATCGCCTTTGGGGAAAATCCCAAGCGGGTCTACGGAGATCACAAAAAAGTCCCGGTGACTCGTATGGCTACGGCAGCCCTGATTCGCGAGACCTTTCATAAAGCCCTGGAGTATATGAAAAAACAGGAGGAGAAAGACCGGACGTATAATATGGGGCTGGAGGCAATCGCCAAAGTACTGCGCAAGGAAATGCCGCTGCGGGCTCATGCTCACAGAGCGGACGACATTGTGACCGCCATCCGCATCGCCAAAGAGTTTGATGTGGATATTATTATTGAACACGCCACTGAAGGGCACCTGATCGCCGATGTGCTGGCCAGGGAAAACGTGCCGGTGATTGTGGGACCAACCCTTATCACCCGCAGCAAAATGGAACTGAAAGATAAGGATATGGCTGCGCCGGCCATTCTTTACCGCCATGGTGTTCGTTTCGCTATGATGAGCGATCATCCGGTCATCCCCAGCTGCTTCCTGCCGGTTTACGCCGGCCTTGCCACCCGGTTCGGTCTGCCTCAGGAGCAGGCTCTGAAAATAGTGACAGCGGAAGCCGCCAGGATTCTCGGGCTGGCTGACCGGGTCGGCAGCATCTCTCCCGGGCTGGACGCCGATCTGGTAGTCTGGAGCGG
The sequence above is a segment of the Acetonema longum DSM 6540 genome. Coding sequences within it:
- a CDS encoding amidohydrolase, which translates into the protein MIALTGAKILTMCSEPLEKGTVLIRDGKIQAVGENLAIPSNYQVIDASGKVITPGIIDAHTHLGLYGESMDWAGEDVNEKSDPVTPGIHAIDAINPADVGLTDAYRGGVTAVMVAPGSANPIGGQCVVIKTKQKDTVEEMIVRKHAGLKIAFGENPKRVYGDHKKVPVTRMATAALIRETFHKALEYMKKQEEKDRTYNMGLEAIAKVLRKEMPLRAHAHRADDIVTAIRIAKEFDVDIIIEHATEGHLIADVLARENVPVIVGPTLITRSKMELKDKDMAAPAILYRHGVRFAMMSDHPVIPSCFLPVYAGLATRFGLPQEQALKIVTAEAARILGLADRVGSISPGLDADLVVWSGHPLQLSSRPELVIVDGLAEDVTQ